The genome window GCCGCCGAAAGCCGACCGCCCGTCGAATTCAGCTACAGCGCCTTCCAGCTTGCGCCTGAACCCCGTGCCTGGCGGCGTTTCCAGGACATGCCGGGGCTCAACGATGATCGTGCCTATCAACTGGTGGACCTGTACGGCGAGGGACTGCCGGGGGTGCTGCATCGAACCGACAACGGCTGGCATTACCGCGAGCCCGTGCGGGCCAATACCAAAGGCAACGACGTGACCTACGGGCCGTGGCGAACGCTGCCCCACATCCCGGCGACCGACACGGCCACACCAGTACACCAGGCCCTGAGCGACCTCACGGGAGATGGTCGTTTGGATTGGCTCGTCGCCCATCCGCAAGTGAGCGGCTTTTTCGCCCTCGATGCCGAACGAAGCTGGTCGGGCTTTGCCACGTTCAATGCACTTGCGCCAGAGTTTTTCAGCCCCCAAGGGCAGTTGGCCGACCTGATGGGCGCCGGGCTCGGCGATCTGGCGGTGATCGGCCCGCGCAGTGTTCGCCTGTACGCCAACCAGCGGGAACACGGCTTTTCGCCTCCCGTGGAAGTCCCTCGCGAGGAAAACGAAGACGCCCTGCCCCTATTCAGTGCCTCAGCCGGCGAACTGGTGGCTTTCAGCGATGTACTGGGCAGCGGCCAGCAGCATCTGGTGCGCATTCGTCACAACGAAGTGAAGTGCTGGCCCAACCTCGGCCGAGGGCGTTTCGGCAACGCCAGGGTGCTGGACTTCCCCGGGCTGGCCTACGACAGCTTCGACGCCGCGCGTATCCGCCTGGCGGACCTGGATGGCTCCGGCGCTGCGGACCTGATCTATCTGCAAGCGGACCAGGCGTTGATTTTCATGAACCGCAGCGGCCATGGTTTCAGCCCCGCGGTTGCCCTGCCCTGGCCGGAAGGCCTGCGCTACGATCCTCTGTGCCAGGTCAGCATCGCCGACCTGCAAGGGCTCGGTTGTTCCAGCCTGATCCTGAGCGCGCCGCACATGACGCCGCGGCATTGGCGCTACGACTTCGTCAGCGCCAAACCGTACCTGCTCACCGGCATCCACAACAACATGGGCGCCGACCAGCGCATCCGCTACCGCAGCTCGGCCCAGGAGTGGCTGGATGAAAAACTGCAGCGGATGACGGACGGCAAGCCCCTCACCTGTCGCTTGCCCTTGGCCCTGCACCTGGTTTGCGCCCAGACCCAAGTGGATGAAATAACCGGCAATCGACTGACCCAGGCATTCTCCTATCGCCAGGGTTACTACGACGGCATCGAACGTGAGTTTCGGGGCTTTGGCCTGTTACTGCAAACCGACACTGAAGCGAGCCCCGGCGACACAGACGTCCAGGCCTTCACCGCCACCTGCCTGAAAAAGACCTGGTTTCATACCGGGCGAAGGGTGAACCTGCCACGCAATGGCTACAGCCGGGCAGACAAGCAAGCCGTGCCGCTGGGCAAGGCCTTGCTGTGCCACTGTCCGCCCGAGTCTCTGCCGGATCGCATCATCGCCTCGCCAGATGCGGCGACCGAACTGGAAATGTCCCGCGCCCTGTGTGGCCGGGTACTGCGCAGCGAGGTCTTCGGCATCGACAGACAGCTGAAAACCACCCGCCTGTATTCGGTGGAGGAAAACCGTTATGGGCTACGCCTGCTGCAAGCACCCGACAGCGTTCGCCGGCAGGCCCGAATGTTGCCCCTGCTGCTGGAGTCCATCCGCTACCAGTACGAAGGCATTGTCGATGACCCGCAATGCCGGCACACCCTGAACCTGCAACACGACCGGTACGGCGCACTGACCCACAGCGTGGACATCCACTACGCCCGACGAAAAACCGCCAGCGACACACCACTGTTCAGCGACACCGACCCGCAACAGTGGTGGCGCGATGCGCATGACCCGGCGCAGCAGCTCTACTACCTGAACGAAACCCGTGCCGAATTCATCCACTTGCAGGCGCCCCAGCAATGGCGACTCGGCCTGCCTTATCGCCAGCGCACCCAGGCGTTGCAACGCCCCAAGCGCCCTGAAGACGAGGGGTTGAGCCCACGGGACCTGTCGTTCGAAACGCTCAGCGAACTCACGAAACAAACCGCCTGGAAAACCCAAGGCGTGCTGACCGGCCTGTCCGTGCAGCGCTACAGACACGCGTCGAGCGCAGCGACCCTGCCGGACGGCGTCGCCGATTTTCAGGCCCTGGTCGATCATCTGGAAAGCGCCGAGCTGGATGAAACGGCCTTGGGCGCCTTCCAATTACTGCCACAGGACAGCCGCCCCAAAGGAAAACTATTGGAGCGAATGGGTTATCACCGAATGAGCGATTTTCTTCTCGACACCGCGCCGGAGAAAAAACTCTGGTCCGTCAAAAGCGCTTTCACCACCTACGCGCCATTGGCGGGCTTCTACAAAACCAGGACCGTACAACCGAGCGAAAGCCAAGGCGTGTGCGAGATAGGCCATGACCCATACGCTTGTCTTGTCACCACCTTCAAACTGCCCGACGGCTGCACCACCCAGGCGTTCTACGATTACCGTTCACTCCAGCCCCTGCGCATCATCGACCCCAACGGTAACGTACAAGAAGGCCTGTTCGATGCGTTCGGCCAAGTATTGGCGACCTCTTTCCATGGTGACGAGCATCACAAACCCGTGGGTTTCAAGCCGCTCGCACAGTTCAAACGGCCACCGTTCAGCAGCCCCGCGGCCGCCATCAGCCAAAGCGGGGACGCCCTGCAAGACGCCGCCATGACCCTCTATTACGCGCCCTTCAGTTGGATGGGGCGTGTATCGAAGGTTGCCCGGGCGGACACCGACTGGCTGGCACGTTGCGTGGGTAACGGCGACCTGCTGTCCAGCGGCCATATCCGCGCATCGGCCCGAGCCCGCCTGGCGGAGCTTCAGACACCCTCCGCCGACGACCTCAAGCTGAAACACGAAATCGCAGCCGCGCCCCGTGAACCGATACACATCGCCACGCTGGTCGCCGACCGCTTCCCGGATGACCCCCGAAGACAAATCCGCATCGCCGTCAGTGGCTTCGATGGCTTCGGACGAACCCTGCAAAGCAAGCAACTCGTCGAACCGGGCCAGGCTTACGTCGTCGACGCCAAGGGCGACCTGACACTGACGGATGGAAAGCCCAAGGAGCAGATCGCAACCAGGCGCTGGCGTGTCAGTGAACGGGTGGAATACAACAGCAAGGGCCTGGCGGTGCGTATCTACCGTCCATATTTCGCCGACCGGCACAGCCACATCAACGATGCGTCCTTGCGCCAGTCCGGGCATTTCGACCAACACTTCTACGACCCACTCGGACGCCCCAGCTACGTGTTGCTCGCCAGGCAAAATGGCCTCGCCTATCTGCGCCGCCATACACGCCATCCCTGGTACACCGTGGACGAGGACGAGAATGACACGCTGCAGGAAGTCCTGTCCGAACACGCCGCCACGGCCGGAGGTGGCGCATGAACGCACGCCTTCATCACAAGACACCCACGATCAATGCCTTCGACGGTCGTGGCCTGCCCGTGCGGCAAATCGCTTACTACCGGCGCGACGCCCAGGCCCCCTCCCAGGCGCGCATTGCCCAGCAAGACTATGACGCGGCGGGACGAGCGGTGGCGCAGCGTGATCCTCGACTGTTTGCCATGGCGACCGGCGGGGCGAACCTGCGGACGGTCTTCAGTTTGTCCGGCAAGACGCTGTTGCTCGACAGTATCGATGCCGGCTGGCGCGTGTACCTGCCTGGCGATGCCGGGCAGCTATCGCACTGCTGGGATCAGCGGGGCTCCTATTGGCGAACCACCTACGACACGCAACTGCGCATGACGGCCGTCCATGAGCAAGCGGCAGGCGACGTGCCGCGCAGGGTCGAATGCCGGCACTACGGCGACAGTTCGCCGGAGTCCGCGGTGCATAACCGCTGCGGTGCGCTGATCCGTCACGATGACAGCGCCGGCACCCTGCTGATCCACGGCTATGGGCTTTGCGCCAAACCTCTCAGCCAGACCAGGCACCTGCTGGCCACCGCCGAACGCCTGGACTGGCCAGCGCAGGAGGTAGATCGCGATCGCTTGCTGGAACAGGGGAACGGCTACACCACGAACTGGCGCTACGACGCCCTCGCCGAGCTTATCCAGCAGACCGATGCCGCCCAGCACCAGCAGCGCTACTCGTTCGATGTCGCCGGTCAACTCAAGTCCGTGGGCCTGCAGATAAGCAACACGGCGACCGAAAAAGTCATCATGAGCGCTCTGGTCTATAACGCGTCCGGCCAGATCGAGTCCCAGACGGCTGGCAACGGGGTCGTCAGTCGCGCCGTGTACGATCCGGCCAACGGTAGACTGACCGCCCTGCGCACGTCACGGGCGGCCAGCACCTTGCAGGATCTGCGCTACACCTACGACCCGGTGGGCAACGTGACGCATCTCGAGGACAAGGCTCAACCGGTGCAGTTTGGCAGTAACCAGCGGGTCGAAGCCGCCAGCACATTCACCTACGACAGCCTTTACCAATTGATCAGCGCGACGGGCCGCGAGGCCGCCGGATTGACCAGGCCCCCGGACCTTCCAGCCCTCGGCAAAACACCCATCGACCCGAGTCAGCTGTTCAACTTCACCGAACATTACGAGTACGACGCCGGCGGCAATCTGATTGAGTTGCGCCATCGTCGCGACGGCAACCACTACACCCGGACCCTGAACGTGGCCGCCGCGAGCAATCGCCTGCGCGCCTGGAATAAAGGCCAATCGACGCCCGACGTGGCAGTGGACTTCGATGCCAACGGCAACCAGCAGGCGCTTTCCCCAGGCCAGGCGCTGACATGGAACCTGCGCAACCAGCTCGACGGCGTGGTGTTGGTGCGGCGTGAAAACGCTGCCGATGACATCGAGCGCTATCGCTACGACAGCGGCGGTCAACGAGTACGCAAGCTCCAGACAACCCTGGGCGCAACACGGGTTCACACTCGGGAAGTCCGTTATCTGCCGGGCCTCGAGATTCGCACGCGCGATAATGAACGCCTGGAAGTCATCACCCTGCAAGCCGGTCGCTACAACGTGCGCTACCTGCACTGGACCGAAGGCCGACCGTCCGGTATCGCCGCCAACCCGATACGCTATGGCCTTGGCGACCACCTGGGCTCCAGCTCACTGGAACTCGACGACCAGGGCGGCCTGATCAGCCAGGAAAGCTACCTGCCCTATGGAGGAACCGCTTGGCAGGCCTCCCGCTCGGCCGTGGAAGCCGACTACCGGACCCTTCGCTACTGCGGCAAGGAACGCGATGCCAGTGGCCTGTATTATTACGGGCAGCGGTACTACGCGCCGTGGTTGCAACGCTGGATCAGCCCCGACCCGGCAGGGGCGGTCGATGGCTTGAACCTGTATGCCATGGTGGGAAACAACCCCCTCAGGTTTGTCGACCGTCAAGGGTGGATGAAGGAGGATTTCATCCAATGGATGAAAGAGGATGGCCACGCCCGTTCCCTGAAAATGATGCAGCCGCCACCGACGAAACAAGCTAAAAAACGTGCCGGCACTCATCAGGAAGGCCCTCCAGACCCCGACGCCAGCCCCAGTTTCAGCAAAACCAAACGCAAGGAGCTGGTCGTTCACTCCCATGGCTTGGTCGATGGCTTGGGCGTGGGCCTCAACGAGTTCTACAACCTCACCGGGCCTAAATCCGGCCCGGAGGGATACCGCGGCGTAGACAAGGCGTATGACGTTACCGCCGAAAGCGAGAAGTTCTACCTGAACTTCGGAAGCTACAGGATCGGCAATACCCACGATTACCTGGCCGACTTGGCCGAACGATACAGCGCGACGAAAAACGATCCGATCCATAAAATCGAACTGGATCTTGACGAGTTAAAGAGCGAGCCGACGCTGAGCAGGACCGTCGAGGACGTCCATGAACTGCAGCAATACACCCAGAACCTCATTGCCAGGCACATTGAACAATCCAATAGCATCATCCCCATACGCACCGGGGGACCAGGGGCTCATGGAGAAGTCCGCCTGATCAACTCGGTCGTTGCGCTCTACCCGGGTCAAGCTGAAATGAAGCTGTCGAACACGCAACTGTTCACCCACAAAATAACCGGCGTGGACGAACCGAAACCTTTCATTGCCTGCTTCAATTGCAGCGGCATTATCCCGGAAAGCGTCAGTATCCAGACGGGGCGCCACGCTATGGACTATGGGAAATACAACGAGCATGTCTTGGCTATCAATCGTGCTCCGCGCCCTGGTCTCAGTTCCTGACTGCACCTGGCCAACTCAAACCCGCTCGGATCCTGCCAGGCCTGGGGGATCCGAGCGGGGGCGCCTCTCAGACAGTGATCGCATTGGTAAACACCAACCGATTCCCAAACGGATCGACCACCGTCATGTCCTGGCTCCCCCAGGGCATGGCCTGGATCTGGGGGTGGGCGTAGCGATACGCCTTGTCCTGCAATTGCTGTTGGAAGGCTTCCAGCTCATCGGTCTCGATCCGCAGGGCCGAGCCCGGCGTGCAATCGCCATGGTGCTCGCTCAGGTGCAACACGCAGTCGCCACGGGAGACCTGCAAGTACAACGGGAAGTTGTCACCGAAGCGATGTTGCCAGTCGACGGTAAAGCCCAGGAAGTCGACATAAAACGCCAACGCCTTGGTTTCATCGAAGATCCGCAGAATCGGGGTGGTTTTACCGAAGCTCATGGGTTGCTCCCTGGCTGAAAAGACCCAGTTTAGTGGGTTGACCCCAATGCTTCGGCCTTGGGTCCGGCTTCTTTAGTGTCGCAGTGCCATTATTGTGACGCCAATTTACACAATATCAGCCGCTTACACGCCATTCGCCGGACCAAACCCCTGGCGCAAGTCGCCCTCCCGCGCCAGGAATCGCCCTTCCCGGCGCCCGTTTGCCTGCCCATCGCGGTAGCTCAAGACACCATTGACCCACACGCCATCAATCCCTTCGGCAGCCCGTTGCGGCTGGTTGAAATCGGCCACGTCGCGAATGGTGTGTGGGTTGAACAGCACCAGGTCCGCCCAATGGCCTTCAGCGATTTCACCTCGGCCCTTCAAGCCGAAGCGTGCCGCCGACAGACCGGTCATCTTGTGCACGGCGGTGTGCAACGCAAACAGCCCGACGTCACGACTGAAATGGCCCAGCACTCGTGGGAATGCACCCCACAAGCGCGGATGAGGAAACGGGTCTTCGGGCAATCCGTCGGAGCCGACCATGGACAGCGGATGGGCGAGGATTCTACGGACGTCGCCTTCGTCCATGCCGTAGTACACCGCACCGGCCGGTTGCAGGCGCCGCGCCGCTTCCAACAGCGACACCTCCCATTCGCGGGCGATGTCGGTCAGATCACGCCCGCCCATTGACGGGTGCGGTGTCGACCAGGTGATGGTGATGCGATGGGCATCGGTCACTTGCTTGAGATCCAGGGTCGAGGAGCTGGCCGCGTAGGGATAGCAGTCGCAACCGACCGGATGGGTTTTCGCCGCGTGCTCCAACGCCGCGAGCACCTGCGGGCTTCGCCCCCAATTACCGGCCCCGGCACACTTGAGGTGGGAAATGATCACCGGGCTCTGCGCATGACGACCGATCTGGAACGCCTCGTCCATGGCCTCCAACACCGGCTCGAATTCGCTGCGCAGGTGGGTGGTGTAGACCGCGCCGAATGCACTCAACTCCTCGGTCAGTTGCATGACTTCGTCGGTGGACGCCGAAAATGCGTTGGCATAGGCCAGGCCGGTGGACAAACCCAGTGCACCGGCCTCCAGGCTTTCGCGCAATTGCCGACGCATGGCAGCGATTTCTCCCACCGAGGCAGTGCGCAACAAATCATCCATATGATTGCTGCGCAACGCCGTGTGCCCAACCAATGCGGCCACGTTGACCGCCGGTTTAGCCTCCTCTACCGCCCCCCGATAATCCCCGAAGCGTGGGTAGGCGAAGGCCTGGGCCGTGCCGAGCAGGTTCATCGGGTCCGGCGGATCGCCCCGCAGGCTCACCGGCGAAGCGCTGATGCCGCAGTTGCCGACGATCACTGTGGTCACGCCCTGGCTGAGCTTGGGCAGCATCTGCGGTTGGCGAATCACCACCGTGTCGTCGTGGGTGTGCACATCGATGAACCCCGGCGCCAGCACACGGCCGGCGGCGTCGATGTCTTCCAAGGCCCGGGCATCTCCCAGCTCGCCGATGCGTTCGATGCGACCGGCGCGAATGCCGACGTCGGCGTGGTAACCGGGGCTGTCGCTGCCGTCGATGACCAGCGCATTGCGAATAAGCGTGTCGTACAGCATGTCAGTCTCCCAGCGGCAAGTGATCGTCGCCGCCGCGGTAATCGTCCAGGGCGAGTTTGACCCGCCGCAGGCGCTCTTGATTGTCTTCAGGATGGGCCAGCGCCAGCTCGGTGGCGAGCACGTCGATGGCCAGCAGCATGCCGTAGCGCGCCGCCGTGGGTTTGTAGATGAACGAGGTTTCGGCACCTTGCAGAGGCAGCACGCAGTCGGCCAGTTGGGCCAGTGGCGAGTCGGCGCGGGTGACGGCCAGGATCGCCGCGCCGTAGCTGCGGGCCAACTCAACGGCACTCAACAGCTCCGGCGTGATACCGGTCAGTGAACAGGCGATGACCAGATGCTGGTCGCTCAGCGAAGTGGCGGTGATGCGCATCATCACCGGGTCGCGACAGGCGGCAATCGGGTAGCCGAAACGCACCAGCCGCACCTGCAATTCCTCGCCGCACAGTGCCGACCAGCCACCGAGGCCGAACGCATGGATCATCCGTGCCTTGCCGATCATCCGCACGGCATCGCCGAACCGTGACTCTTCGAATGCTGACAGATGCTGGCGCAGAGTCGCTTCGATATCGCCGACGATCTGTCCATAAAATGCCGATTGCTCCGACGCCCCGGGGGGGTCGAGGAAACGGCTGCCGACACCGCTGGCCTGGGCCAGTTGCAGGCGCAAGTCCCGCAGGTCGCGGCAACCGACGGTACGGGCGAAGCGCGACAGGGTAGCGCTGCTGACTTCCGCCCGTTGGGCCAGTTCATCGAGGCTGGCGGAGGCGGCAAAGCCGACGTCTTCGAGCATCAGCCGGGCGACTCTTCCTTCGCCGGCGCTGAAGGAGTCCTGGCGGGAACGGATCTGGTAGAGGATGTCCATGGCGGCTCCTGTTGGGGTGCGTTGCGCTCAAAGCAAGCGCGAAAGCCCGAGGGTCAAGGCGAACGCGACCACGGAAATCAGCGTTTCGAGCACCGTCCAGGTCTTGAAGGTTTGCGTGACGGTCATATTGAAGTATTCCTTGATCAGCCAGAAGCCGCCGTCGTTGACGTGGGAAAAGATAACCGACCCGGCGCCAGTCGCCAGCACCAGCAGTTCGGGGTGGGGATAACCCAGGCCAATCGCCACGGGCGCGACGATGCCCGAGGCCGTGGTCATCGCCACCGTGGCCGATCCGGTGGCAACCCGCATCAGTGCGGCGAACAGCCAACCCATCACCAGCGGCGATAACTGGAACTCCTGGGCCAGGCCGACGATCTGCTGCGTGACCCCGGCGTCCACCAGGATCCGGTTCAAACCACCGCCGGCGCCCACCAGCAAGGTGATGCTGGCGGTCGGTGCCAGGCATTCGTTGGTGAACTTGAGGATCGATTCGCGGTTGAAGCCCTGGGCCAGGCCGAGGGTCCAGAAGCTGAGAACGGTCGCCAGCAACAAGGCGATCACCGAGTTGCCGATGAACAGCAGGAACTGGTTGAAACCGCTGCCCGGGGTGGAGATCAGGTTGGCCCAGCCGCCGATCAACATCAGGATCACCGGCAGCAGAATGGTCCCCAGGGTCACGCCGAAACCCGGCAGCCTGGCACGCGGCTCGCGGTCGAGGAATTGTCGCTCCAGCGGGTTCTCGGCCGGTAGTTGGATGCGCGGCACGATGAATTTGGCGTACAACGGGCCGGCGATGATCGCGGTGGGAATGCCGATCAGGATCGCGTACAGCAAGGTCTGGCCCACCGAGGCCTGGAACGCCTGCACCGCCAGCATCGCCGCCGGATGGGGCGGCACCAGGGCATGGACCACCGAAAGCCCGGCGACCATCGGCAGCCCCACCATCAGGATCGACACACCCACACGCCGGGCGATGGTGAAGGCGATGGGCACCAGCAGCACAAAGCCGACTTCGAAGAACAACGGCAAGCCCACCAGGAAGGCAATGCACACCATTGCCCAGTGGGCGTTACGCTCGCCGAAGCGTTCGATCAGCGTCTGCGCCATCCGCTCCGCCCCACCGGACTCGGCCATCATCTTGCCGAGCATCGTGCCCAAGGCCACCACCAGCGCAATGTGCCCCAGCGTCTTGCCGACACCCGCTTCGTACGCCCCCACCACACTCGACGGCGGCATCCCGGCCAGCAACGCCAGGCCAATGGAGACCAGGGTAATCACGATGAACGGATTGAGCCGATAACGGGCGATCAGAACGATCAGCGCAATGATGGCGATGGCCGCGTAGACCAGTAGCCAATAACCGAAAGCAGGGGCCATGCGTTACTCCTCGAATGGGGTCACGTCGATGTGTTGTGAAACTCATAAATCATTTCGACGATGAATCTTCAAACCCACTGAAAGTAATTTTCGCCCACAGGAAAGAAATGTCGCTGACGGACATCGCGATGCAGCCGCTATGAAAATCCGGCGCCGGACTTTCATACAGAACCATTCTCTTGTGCTGAGGGGATTTATCCCCTCAGCACAGACGGCTGGCCGCCCCGCGCTCAATTCCGTACCATCCGCACCTGTTTTTGCACCACTCCCCGGCAGCCGACGCTCCACCGGCGCCCAGTCAGGTAAATCATGAAATCAGCCCGTCTTCGCGCCGACACCCTCGCCGGCCTCACCACCTCTTTCGCCTTGCTCCCCGAGTGCATCGCCTTCGCCCTGGTGGCCCACCTCAACCCGCTGATGGGGTTGTACGGTGCCTTCATCCTCTGCACCCTCACTGCCCTGTTCGGCGGACGGCCCGGGATGGTTTCGGGCGCGGCGGGGTCGATGGCCGTGGTGATCGTCGCGCTGGTGGTGCAACACGGCGTGCAGTACCTGTTGGCGACCGTGCTGCTGGGCGGGCTGATCATGATGGCGTTCGGGTTGTTGCGCCTGGGCAAGCTGGTGCGCATGGTGCCGCACCCGGTGATGCTCGGCTTCGTCAACGGCCTGGCGATCGTCATTGCCCTGGCCCAGCTGGAACACTTCAAGAATGGCGAGGCCTGGCTGAGCGGCCCGCCGCTGTACCTGATGGCCGGCCTGGTGGCGCTGACCATGGCCATCGTCTACCTGCTGCCGCGCCTGACCCGTAGCGTGCCGCCGGCGCTGGTGGCCATCCTCGGTGTTGGCCTGGCGGTCGACCTGCTCGGCCTGCCGACCCGAACGCTGGGCGATATGGCCCACATCGCCGGCGGCTTGCCGACCTTTGCCCTGCCGGACATTCCCTGGAACCTGGAGACCCTGCAGATCGTCGCACCCTATGCGGTCATCATGGCGATGGTCGGTTTGCTGGAAACCTTGCTGACCTTGAACCTGACCGATGAAATCACCGAGAGCCGCGGCTATCCGGACCGTGAGTGCGTGGCGTTGGGCGCGGCCAACATGGCCTCCGGCTTGCTCGGCGGCATGGGCGGTTGCGCCATGATCGGCCAGACGATGATCAACCTCAGCTCGGGCGGACGCGGACGGTTGTCGGGCGTGGTGGCCGGGGTGATGGTGTTGCTGTTCGTGTTGTTCCTGTCGCCGCTGATCGAGCGCATCCCGCTGGCGGCACTGGTGGGCGTGATGTTCGTGGTGTCCCAGCAGACATTCGCCTGGGCCTCGTTGCGGGTAGTCAACAAAGTGCCGGCCAACGATGTGCTGGTCATCATCGCGGTGACGGTGATCACGGTGTTCACCGACCTGGCCGTGGCCGTGCTCTGCGGGATTATCATCGCGGCGCTCAACTTCGCCTGGCAACAAGCCCGGGAACTGTACGCCGACACCCACGAGGAAGCGGACGGCAGCAAGCTTTATCGCTTGCACGGCACGTTGTTCTTCGCCTCGTCGACGCCGTTCCTCAACCAGTTCGACCCGGCCAACGACCCGGCCCTGGTGACCCTCGATTGCCGTCACTTGCGCTTCGTCGACTACTCGGCCGTCGCCGCACTCAAGACCCTGCGCGAGCGCTACAGCAAAGCGGGCAAGCACCTGCGGGTGTTTCACCTGTCCGAGCGTTGCAAACAAATGCTCAAGCGTGCGGGCGTGCAGCACGACTGAAGCAACACCCAACAAAAACCTGTGGGAGCGAGCTTGCTCGCGATAGCGGTGGGTCAGCCAACTTCAGTACTGACTGACCCGGCGCCATCGCGAGCAAGCTCGCTCCCACAAGGGGGCTTATTCTGCTGGCACTACCGATGTCACTCACACCATCTCATCGAGAATCCACTCCACCACCGACGTCCGCTTCGGCGTCCAGCCCAGCAGCTCACGGGCGTTCGTGCCTCGCACACGGCTGTTGGAGCCCAGGCCATAGTTGGCCATTTCGTAGCCCCATTCGGCCTCGGCTTCGGCCAGCGGCCAATCTTGCGGCTCGCCCAGCTTCAGCGCCCGGGCCATGGCTGTGGTCATGTCGATGAACGAGGCCTCGCCGCTTTCAACGAAATAGAACGTGCCGGGTACGTTACGGGTCAGGGCCAGTTTGTACAGCTCGACCACGTCTTCGATGTGCACGTTGGACCAGATGTTCTGCCCCGGCCCCACATGCCGCACCACCCCACTTTTACGCGCCTGCTTGAGCAGCCGTGGCAACTGCACACTGTCACGCTTGACCCCCAGGCTGTGGCCGTAGATCAAGGTGTTGCAGATCACCGCCGAGTTCACGCCTTGCTGGGCGGCGTCCAGGACAAGATTGTCGATGGCGACACGGGCCGCTTTGTCGACAGTGGGTGGCGGCAGATGGCCTTCCCGGTAGATGTCATCGCTGTGACGACCACCGGACGCATCGCCGACAATGCTCGAACCGCTGGTGTGCAGCAGCACTTTGTTCGAGCCTTCGAGCCCCTTGATCAGGGCTTCGACCGCACCCCGATGATCGCTGCTGGCGGCGTTGATCACGGCGTCGGCGGCACGGGCCTGCTCGGTGAGCAGCGCGCTGTCCTCGAGGGTGCCAATGACCGGCTCGATGCCCAGCGCAGTGAGTTCGCTCGCCTGTTCGGCACTGCGCACCAGACCGCGAACCTGATGCCCGGCGCGTACCAGGC of Pseudomonas fluorescens contains these proteins:
- a CDS encoding N-acyl-D-amino-acid deacylase family protein, translated to MLYDTLIRNALVIDGSDSPGYHADVGIRAGRIERIGELGDARALEDIDAAGRVLAPGFIDVHTHDDTVVIRQPQMLPKLSQGVTTVIVGNCGISASPVSLRGDPPDPMNLLGTAQAFAYPRFGDYRGAVEEAKPAVNVAALVGHTALRSNHMDDLLRTASVGEIAAMRRQLRESLEAGALGLSTGLAYANAFSASTDEVMQLTEELSAFGAVYTTHLRSEFEPVLEAMDEAFQIGRHAQSPVIISHLKCAGAGNWGRSPQVLAALEHAAKTHPVGCDCYPYAASSSTLDLKQVTDAHRITITWSTPHPSMGGRDLTDIAREWEVSLLEAARRLQPAGAVYYGMDEGDVRRILAHPLSMVGSDGLPEDPFPHPRLWGAFPRVLGHFSRDVGLFALHTAVHKMTGLSAARFGLKGRGEIAEGHWADLVLFNPHTIRDVADFNQPQRAAEGIDGVWVNGVLSYRDGQANGRREGRFLAREGDLRQGFGPANGV
- a CDS encoding MurR/RpiR family transcriptional regulator, encoding MDILYQIRSRQDSFSAGEGRVARLMLEDVGFAASASLDELAQRAEVSSATLSRFARTVGCRDLRDLRLQLAQASGVGSRFLDPPGASEQSAFYGQIVGDIEATLRQHLSAFEESRFGDAVRMIGKARMIHAFGLGGWSALCGEELQVRLVRFGYPIAACRDPVMMRITATSLSDQHLVIACSLTGITPELLSAVELARSYGAAILAVTRADSPLAQLADCVLPLQGAETSFIYKPTAARYGMLLAIDVLATELALAHPEDNQERLRRVKLALDDYRGGDDHLPLGD
- a CDS encoding gluconate:H+ symporter — encoded protein: MAPAFGYWLLVYAAIAIIALIVLIARYRLNPFIVITLVSIGLALLAGMPPSSVVGAYEAGVGKTLGHIALVVALGTMLGKMMAESGGAERMAQTLIERFGERNAHWAMVCIAFLVGLPLFFEVGFVLLVPIAFTIARRVGVSILMVGLPMVAGLSVVHALVPPHPAAMLAVQAFQASVGQTLLYAILIGIPTAIIAGPLYAKFIVPRIQLPAENPLERQFLDREPRARLPGFGVTLGTILLPVILMLIGGWANLISTPGSGFNQFLLFIGNSVIALLLATVLSFWTLGLAQGFNRESILKFTNECLAPTASITLLVGAGGGLNRILVDAGVTQQIVGLAQEFQLSPLVMGWLFAALMRVATGSATVAMTTASGIVAPVAIGLGYPHPELLVLATGAGSVIFSHVNDGGFWLIKEYFNMTVTQTFKTWTVLETLISVVAFALTLGLSRLL
- a CDS encoding SulP family inorganic anion transporter encodes the protein MKSARLRADTLAGLTTSFALLPECIAFALVAHLNPLMGLYGAFILCTLTALFGGRPGMVSGAAGSMAVVIVALVVQHGVQYLLATVLLGGLIMMAFGLLRLGKLVRMVPHPVMLGFVNGLAIVIALAQLEHFKNGEAWLSGPPLYLMAGLVALTMAIVYLLPRLTRSVPPALVAILGVGLAVDLLGLPTRTLGDMAHIAGGLPTFALPDIPWNLETLQIVAPYAVIMAMVGLLETLLTLNLTDEITESRGYPDRECVALGAANMASGLLGGMGGCAMIGQTMINLSSGGRGRLSGVVAGVMVLLFVLFLSPLIERIPLAALVGVMFVVSQQTFAWASLRVVNKVPANDVLVIIAVTVITVFTDLAVAVLCGIIIAALNFAWQQARELYADTHEEADGSKLYRLHGTLFFASSTPFLNQFDPANDPALVTLDCRHLRFVDYSAVAALKTLRERYSKAGKHLRVFHLSERCKQMLKRAGVQHD
- a CDS encoding NAD-dependent epimerase/dehydratase family protein, producing the protein MNVFITGAAGFIGGSIATGLVRAGHQVRGLVRSAEQASELTALGIEPVIGTLEDSALLTEQARAADAVINAASSDHRGAVEALIKGLEGSNKVLLHTSGSSIVGDASGGRHSDDIYREGHLPPPTVDKAARVAIDNLVLDAAQQGVNSAVICNTLIYGHSLGVKRDSVQLPRLLKQARKSGVVRHVGPGQNIWSNVHIEDVVELYKLALTRNVPGTFYFVESGEASFIDMTTAMARALKLGEPQDWPLAEAEAEWGYEMANYGLGSNSRVRGTNARELLGWTPKRTSVVEWILDEMV